The DNA region CACGATCTCCGTATCCGGCACGGTCATGACATGGTCACGGCCGATCAGTCTGCTGGCGACCAGAAACGGCCGATCGCCGATCTGGCTGACCTTGATGCCATCGGCAATCTGCGTGCGCGGCGGGGTTGGCATCGCTTCTGGCGAGCCGTGATCGAGTGCCCAAACCAGGCTGGCCGCGCCTTCGGCCTCGACGCCGATCACCGTGGTGTTGGCGTGTCGTCCGGCAACTGCCAGGGCTATACCCGCAATGAGGCCGCCTCCGCCAACCGGTGCGACGATCGCGCGTGCCTGCGGGAGATCGTCGAGCATCTCCAGACCAATCGTGCCCTGGCCGGCAATCGTCCGCCAGTCGTCGAACGGCTCGATGAACACGCGGCCGCTTTCCGCTGCTTCCTCATAGGCGTACTTGCGCGCCAGGTCGAAGTTCTCGCCAACCTCACGCACATCGACGCCATACGCTCGCGTGTTGTCCTGTTTCACCTTGGGGGTGCCGACAGGCACAAAAACCGATGTTTGGTCGGCGATGCCAAACAGTGCCGCCGCCAGCGCCACACCCTGCGCGTGATTTCCTGCCGAGGCGGTCACGATGCCTGCGCTTGCTTGTTCCGGAGTCAGGTTGGCGATGTTGTTGTACGCGCCGCGGATCTTGTACGACCCCGTTTTTTGCAGGTTCTCCAACTTGAGCCAGACACGGCATCCCAGCTGGTTGCTCAACGGGTCCGAGAGGATGAGCGGCGTGCGCGTTGCAATCGGGCCGCCCGGTCCGTCGAAGAGGAGCGCGCGGGCTGCTTCGATTTCGTCGATACCGACAGGGATGGGATCGGTGGTCGCCGTTGTCATGTCAGGTCGGGACGTTCCCGCTCCATTTTGGACACGATCGCACGCACATCCTGGGCACTGGCCCGGTCGACGATCATGAGCGTGTCTTCCAAATCGATCACCGCCAGATTGCTTACCCCCACGAGCGCCACCGGCCGGTCGCGTTGCGACCAGACGATACACTCCCGGACGCCGCTCGCGACGACACTCCCGTGGAAGCAGTTCTCGTCCTCGTCGGTGGCCAGCAATTCGGCGAATCCGTTCCAGTCGCCAATATCTGACCAGCCCATGTCCACCGGGACCACGACGAACTCGTCCACATGCTCCATCAGACCGTGATCGATGGTGGTCACTGGCAGGTCGAGCCATGCGCGCTCGATCTCGTCTGCCCGTTCTGGGTCTCCCCAGCATGCCGCTATCCGCTGCAGCGCGCGGAGGAGATCTGGTTGCGCCCGCTCGAACTCGCGCAGAAAGACATCGATTCGCCAGACGAACATGCTGGCGTTCCATAGATAGCGGCCAGAGTCCAGGAAACGTTGCGCGGTTTCCAGATCGGGCTTCTCGACGAAGCGCCGCGCGAAGTACCCGCCCGGCAGGGCCAGGTCGTCCGTGCGCTCGATGTAGCCATATCCCGTTTCGGGATGACTCGGCTCGATTCCGATCGTGGTCAAGTATCCGGCTTCTGCCGAACGGATCGCGGTCGCCAGCGCTCGATGGAACTCGTCCGTATTCGCGATCTTGTGATCCGCGGCGAAGCTTCCCATCACCGCGTGCGGGTCGCGTTGGGCGATCAGCAGCGCTGCCAGCGCGATGGCATTGCCAGTGCCGCGCATTCCCGGTTCGACGAGCAGATTCGATTCGGGAATGTCCGGAAGCTGCCGGGCGATTGCAGCCAGGTGCGCTGAACCGGAAACGGTGAAGATGCGATCTGGCGGCGAAAATGGCGCGACCCGCTCGGCGGTAAGCTGCAGCAGCGACTTGTCGCCAATCAGCGGGAGCAAGAACTTCGGGCGTGCGGCGCGGCTAAGCGGCCACAGGCGTGTGCCCGCGCCCCCTGCGGGGATAACGGTATAGAAATCTCGGTGCATGGCGTCCGGATCGTAACTCCCGATTCGACTGTCGGCCGGTTGCGCGAATCGTACATGGAAAGAGGGGAACGATGCCCGAATCCGCCCGTTGCCTGGTGCTTGCTTCTGGATCGCCGCGCAGGCTCGAACTGCTCGGGCAAGTTGTCGAACGGTTCGAGGTCATGGTCAGCGGTGCGGAAGAACTGATCGACACCTCACTGACGCCTGCTGAAAATGTGCTCGCCATCGCTCGCGCCAAGGCCGATGCCGTGGCGCAAGGCGCAGGCAGCTGCCTGATCCTGGCGGCGGATACCGATGTGGTGCTTGACGGCGACATCTTGGGGAAACCGCGCGACGCCGGGGACGCGGCGCATATGTTCCGCCGGCTGCGTGGGCGATCGCACGAGGTCTACACCGCGGTCGTGGTCCTCGATCCGCTGACCGGCGAGTCGTGGGACGAGGTTGTGCGCAGCGAGGTGCGCATCCGGGATCTGGGCGACGATGAAATCGAGGCATATGTCGCCACCGGTGAGCCGCTCGACAAGGCTGGCGGATATGCCATTCAGGGCGAAGCCGCAACTATGGTGGAAGGGATCGTTGGGTGCTACAGCAACGTGGTTGGCCTCCCGATCTGCGCGTCGGTGCGGCTCCTCGAGTTGGCGGGGTTTCGACCCAGAGCAGATGCCGTTTGTCTCAGCCCATACGCGGGCAATGCGGCCCACCCCTGACCAGATGCGCCATTGGAAGGCGAGGATGTTTTCTGTCTGGGTGCCGCGGAGCGGCTGATTGTTGTTGGGATAGGTATAGACATCTGTCTAGACTATATCCTCGCGATCGCTTCATTTCCGAGAGCAATTCCTTTCCGCCAGCGCGCTACTCCCAGAGCTGCAACGAGTTTGGTGTCTTTGGCTTCTCGAACTCCGTCCGAAAGTACGCGACCGATTGCGTGACCAGGTCGACCAGCACGTCATCCGCGATCACAGTCTTGTCCGGCGCCTCGATACAACTCTTGCCGATCTTGCATCCCGCCAGA from Thermomicrobiales bacterium includes:
- a CDS encoding pyridoxal-phosphate dependent enzyme — its product is MTTATTDPIPVGIDEIEAARALLFDGPGGPIATRTPLILSDPLSNQLGCRVWLKLENLQKTGSYKIRGAYNNIANLTPEQASAGIVTASAGNHAQGVALAAALFGIADQTSVFVPVGTPKVKQDNTRAYGVDVREVGENFDLARKYAYEEAAESGRVFIEPFDDWRTIAGQGTIGLEMLDDLPQARAIVAPVGGGGLIAGIALAVAGRHANTTVIGVEAEGAASLVWALDHGSPEAMPTPPRTQIADGIKVSQIGDRPFLVASRLIGRDHVMTVPDTEIVAAIADLMVYAKIIAEGAGATALAGLRDIQQGRVPSIPPFGKDADVIVLVSGGNIDPSFSWRILYEQSVPNLLVIRVAMPDRPGELLRMLLPIAHLNVNIIDVDVNRLDARPRMGERIVELCVAISAQSQADNMLSALRSKGYNVLVSRWQDPRIDRGGNLSRSILTADRGFDAASEEMTNV
- a CDS encoding sugar phosphate nucleotidyltransferase, with product MHRDFYTVIPAGGAGTRLWPLSRAARPKFLLPLIGDKSLLQLTAERVAPFSPPDRIFTVSGSAHLAAIARQLPDIPESNLLVEPGMRGTGNAIALAALLIAQRDPHAVMGSFAADHKIANTDEFHRALATAIRSAEAGYLTTIGIEPSHPETGYGYIERTDDLALPGGYFARRFVEKPDLETAQRFLDSGRYLWNASMFVWRIDVFLREFERAQPDLLRALQRIAACWGDPERADEIERAWLDLPVTTIDHGLMEHVDEFVVVPVDMGWSDIGDWNGFAELLATDEDENCFHGSVVASGVRECIVWSQRDRPVALVGVSNLAVIDLEDTLMIVDRASAQDVRAIVSKMERERPDLT
- a CDS encoding Maf family protein, with protein sequence MPESARCLVLASGSPRRLELLGQVVERFEVMVSGAEELIDTSLTPAENVLAIARAKADAVAQGAGSCLILAADTDVVLDGDILGKPRDAGDAAHMFRRLRGRSHEVYTAVVVLDPLTGESWDEVVRSEVRIRDLGDDEIEAYVATGEPLDKAGGYAIQGEAATMVEGIVGCYSNVVGLPICASVRLLELAGFRPRADAVCLSPYAGNAAHP